The DNA window GCTCGGCGACAACGACAACCTGGCTGCGGCGGTGGCGTCGCTGGTCGACGCCGACCTGCTGCTGATCGCCACCGACATCGGCGGTTTGTACAGCGGTCACCCGCAGCGCGATCCGACCGCGCGGCCGATCGGCCACGTGGCGACGGTGACGCCGGAACTGCTGGTCACCGCCAGCGGCGGCGCCGGCGCGCTCGGCACCGGCGGCATGCGCACCAAGCTCGAAGCGGCGGCCAAGGCCGCCACCGCCGGAATCGCCACCGCGCTGTTCTGCGGCCGCGACGCCGAGGTGGTCGCGGCATTGGCCCAGGACCGCCTGCACGGCACCCTGGTCGCTGCGCACAGCGACCGCCTGCGCGCTCGCAAGCAATGGCTGCGCCACGCGCCCGCCAGCGGCAGCCTGCACATCGACGCCGGCGCGGCCAACGCGCTGCGCGTGCGCGGCGCCTCGTTGCTGCCGGGCGGGGTGGTCGCGGTCGAGGGCGAGTTCCGCCGCGGCGACGTGGTCGAGCTGCGCGTGGCGGCGGACGGTGAGGCGATCGGGCGCGGGTTGGTGCAGTACAACTCGGTCGAGCTGGGGCGGATCAAGGGCCGCCACAGTCGCGACATCGAGGCGGTGCTCGGCTTCCGCTACGGCGAGTCGGTGGTGCACCGCGACGATCTGGTGATGCTGGGCGGGCGCACGCCGGCGGAGGTCGGCGCGATCGCGGCCGACCCCACCGGTGCGGTCGCCGCCAACGAGAGGAACAGGGCATGAGCGGTTACGTACGCACCTTGGCCGAGCGCGCCCGCGCGGCATCGCTGATTCTGGCCGCACTCGACGGT is part of the Lysobacter firmicutimachus genome and encodes:
- the proB gene encoding glutamate 5-kinase; this translates as MSAAAKDFAAQPLPPWRRAVLKVGSSLLAGFEGGGLDPRYAAGLARFIESAREQQREVVLVSSGAVAAGRSRIHTGGDGLVLRQALASLGQASLIAFWQQLSGVPVAQVLLTHDDLRNRRRYLNARASLRELLRLGALPVINENDTVAVDELKLGDNDNLAAAVASLVDADLLLIATDIGGLYSGHPQRDPTARPIGHVATVTPELLVTASGGAGALGTGGMRTKLEAAAKAATAGIATALFCGRDAEVVAALAQDRLHGTLVAAHSDRLRARKQWLRHAPASGSLHIDAGAANALRVRGASLLPGGVVAVEGEFRRGDVVELRVAADGEAIGRGLVQYNSVELGRIKGRHSRDIEAVLGFRYGESVVHRDDLVMLGGRTPAEVGAIAADPTGAVAANERNRA